In Paraburkholderia phenazinium, the following are encoded in one genomic region:
- a CDS encoding LysR substrate-binding domain-containing protein: MEAKWLEDFLSLSDTKSFSRSARSRNLTQSAFSRRIVALETWMGTRLVDRSVNPITLTPAGRMFRSLAADILRSMHAARNLVGGYEQFAENDHVVHFAVAHTLVFTLFPDWLKRLTNEFGNIMARVQAVNVPEGVQHLVAGDCDLLIGYHHPQLPIALDPNHFPFLTLGVERIVPVSAAGPDGQPLFELPGKTGRPLPLLAYSSGAFLGNVVEMLLMNATEPYSLYRCFETHMSEALKGMVVAGHGIGWLPESCIAKELHEGTLVRAGSNAWATELEIRLYRPVKQRGQAAEQLWAYISNQSVEPAIEEMPEVLAPG; the protein is encoded by the coding sequence ATGGAAGCAAAGTGGTTGGAAGACTTTCTTTCTCTCTCGGATACGAAGAGTTTCTCCCGTTCGGCACGCAGCCGGAATCTCACCCAATCGGCTTTCAGTAGAAGAATCGTGGCGCTCGAAACGTGGATGGGCACGCGCCTCGTCGACCGCAGCGTCAATCCCATCACACTCACGCCGGCGGGCCGGATGTTCCGCAGCCTCGCGGCCGACATCCTGCGCAGCATGCATGCGGCGCGCAATCTGGTGGGCGGCTACGAGCAGTTCGCCGAAAACGATCATGTGGTGCACTTCGCGGTGGCCCACACGCTGGTGTTTACCCTGTTTCCCGACTGGCTCAAGCGGCTGACCAACGAGTTCGGCAACATCATGGCGCGCGTGCAGGCGGTCAATGTGCCGGAGGGCGTGCAGCATCTGGTGGCGGGCGACTGCGACCTGCTGATCGGCTACCACCATCCGCAATTGCCGATCGCGCTCGACCCCAATCACTTCCCGTTCCTGACGCTCGGCGTGGAGCGGATCGTGCCGGTCTCGGCGGCCGGCCCGGACGGCCAGCCGCTCTTCGAGCTGCCGGGCAAGACCGGCCGGCCGCTGCCCTTGCTCGCCTATTCGTCGGGCGCCTTCCTCGGCAACGTGGTCGAGATGCTTCTGATGAACGCGACCGAGCCGTACTCGCTGTACCGCTGCTTCGAGACGCACATGTCGGAGGCCCTGAAGGGCATGGTGGTGGCCGGTCATGGCATCGGCTGGCTGCCCGAGAGCTGCATCGCCAAGGAGCTGCACGAAGGCACGCTGGTTCGCGCCGGCTCGAACGCATGGGCGACCGAGCTCGAGATCCGCCTGTACCGGCCCGTCAAGCAACGCGGCCAGGCCGCGGAGCAGCTTTGGGCCTACATCAGCAACCAGTCGGTCGAACCGGCAATCGAGGAAATGCCGGAGGTGCTGGCGCCAGGCTAG
- a CDS encoding substrate-binding domain-containing protein translates to MVQKTRRRVLMAGVLAASGLAVSKIAEAIPNGKLTIALVLKSLADPFTLALSSAAENYQKHFASQFDLNVVGTSTELDTPSQIRIVDDLIAARTNAIVLAPADSKALVPAVIRAINAGVIVVAIDNPLDEADLAAAHLTVPFVGPDNRKGALMVANYLASKLRRGDEVGIVEGVTRDRNAQQRTEGFRSAMDAAGMKVVAVAPGDYAYAQGKAAAATILAQHPRLRALLCGNDNMATGAVDAVRNAHRTGSVYITGYNNNPAIKPLLDTGRILATVDQFAARQAVFGVDVALKALTEMTRQEDISPFIETPLQLVKSGDR, encoded by the coding sequence ATGGTACAGAAGACACGCCGGCGCGTGCTCATGGCCGGCGTACTCGCGGCGTCGGGCCTCGCCGTTTCGAAGATTGCCGAGGCCATCCCGAATGGCAAACTGACGATCGCCCTCGTGCTGAAGTCGCTCGCCGATCCGTTCACGCTCGCCCTGTCGAGCGCCGCCGAAAACTATCAGAAGCACTTCGCCTCGCAGTTCGACCTGAACGTCGTCGGCACCTCGACCGAGCTCGACACGCCCAGCCAGATTCGTATCGTCGACGACCTGATCGCCGCGCGCACGAACGCCATCGTGCTCGCGCCGGCCGATTCCAAAGCGCTCGTGCCGGCCGTGATCCGCGCGATCAACGCGGGCGTGATCGTGGTCGCCATCGACAACCCGCTCGACGAAGCCGACCTCGCCGCCGCCCATCTCACGGTGCCGTTCGTGGGCCCGGACAATCGCAAGGGCGCGCTGATGGTGGCCAACTACCTCGCCAGCAAGCTCAGGCGCGGCGACGAAGTGGGCATCGTGGAAGGCGTCACGCGCGACCGCAATGCGCAGCAGCGCACCGAGGGATTCAGGAGCGCGATGGATGCAGCCGGCATGAAGGTCGTCGCCGTCGCGCCGGGCGACTATGCCTACGCCCAGGGCAAGGCCGCCGCCGCGACGATACTGGCGCAGCATCCGCGGCTGCGCGCCCTGCTGTGCGGCAACGACAATATGGCGACCGGCGCGGTGGATGCGGTGCGCAACGCGCATCGCACGGGCAGCGTGTACATCACCGGCTATAACAACAACCCGGCCATCAAGCCGCTGCTCGATACCGGCCGGATCCTCGCCACGGTGGATCAGTTCGCGGCGCGGCAAGCGGTGTTCGGCGTCGACGTGGCGCTCAAGGCGCTCACGGAAATGACGCGGCAAGAGGACATCTCCCCCTTCATCGAAACGCCGTTGCAACTGGTCAAGAGCGGCGATCGTTGA
- a CDS encoding FUSC family protein: MFGHFHRRAKHAANRRLNTLHALADYVSRRRPVWMVSFAMDETNLSEGLRAACASTAMLLLGYLLHNPLFAWAAIGAFWTCLADAAGSNRMRFASMLSFALLSTLCGGITAFASGAGALAATVAILLFSTAGALARVWGAAASQVGILAATACVVMVDKPLHDAREALAFLAIYLFGCLFAVVLSLTVWRIHPFGPSRNALRAVYGRLADIALDSARLLRQETADFGHWARHAATYRGQARAALETARKALAKVPYARSGKRETYENLLLALADTERLFAYLIAVTDACERGHHTLHEPRRAARILSALAEVMLRIGRAVSEPNDKPVVDDPATTRAALQRRLQKLAGALETALGEPLALKLRATGALEFEPAPRREAVWWQAAADNLARAFMTLKANATLQSIGLRHAARVGVAVTAGFIIVRALHLPFGYWATMAILLILQPSIAATWPRSIERAAGSIAGGLLAAAIGFAIHSPIGISLIVFPLVCATMALRPVSYSLFVLFLTPTFVLVADFATPGASELIYALTRLGNNVLGCSIALLATFVLWPSREPIDFRTRLADAVAANLNYLVGALEHAGGEDIEVERLRRAAGLASNNAEEAFNRLRLERLESSLADRAAITALALLRRVAGTATRMRFATNQARADGALIDWIAAVNREIDAHLRGTTLDANYAAFARGHLSLAEADAVNQIAQLRRLLVEEPANLNDRRS; encoded by the coding sequence ATGTTCGGTCATTTCCATCGCAGGGCAAAACACGCGGCGAACCGCCGGCTGAACACCTTGCACGCGCTGGCCGACTACGTGTCGCGCCGCCGCCCGGTGTGGATGGTGTCGTTTGCGATGGACGAGACCAATCTGTCGGAAGGGCTGCGGGCCGCGTGCGCCTCCACGGCGATGCTGTTGCTGGGTTACCTGCTGCACAACCCCTTGTTCGCGTGGGCTGCGATCGGCGCGTTCTGGACCTGCCTCGCCGATGCGGCCGGGTCCAATCGCATGCGCTTTGCTTCGATGCTGAGCTTCGCGTTGCTGTCCACGCTGTGCGGCGGCATCACCGCGTTTGCCTCCGGCGCCGGCGCGCTGGCCGCGACCGTCGCGATCCTGCTGTTTTCGACGGCGGGTGCGCTCGCCCGGGTCTGGGGTGCGGCGGCCTCGCAGGTGGGGATTCTCGCGGCCACCGCCTGCGTCGTGATGGTCGACAAGCCTCTGCACGACGCGCGCGAGGCTCTGGCGTTCCTCGCCATCTACCTGTTCGGCTGTCTGTTTGCGGTGGTGCTGAGCCTGACCGTGTGGCGCATCCACCCGTTCGGTCCGAGCCGCAACGCCCTGCGCGCGGTCTATGGGCGTCTCGCCGACATTGCGCTCGACAGCGCCCGTCTGCTGCGCCAGGAGACGGCCGACTTCGGCCATTGGGCGCGGCATGCCGCGACCTATCGCGGCCAGGCCCGCGCGGCGCTCGAGACCGCTCGCAAGGCGCTGGCGAAAGTCCCATACGCCCGCTCAGGCAAGCGCGAGACCTATGAGAACCTGCTGCTCGCGCTGGCGGATACCGAGCGGCTGTTCGCTTACCTGATCGCCGTCACCGATGCCTGCGAGCGCGGCCATCACACGCTGCATGAGCCGCGCCGGGCCGCGCGCATCCTGTCGGCGCTGGCCGAGGTCATGCTGCGGATCGGCCGCGCCGTCAGCGAGCCGAACGACAAGCCGGTCGTCGACGATCCAGCGACCACGCGGGCCGCCTTGCAACGCCGTCTGCAAAAACTGGCCGGCGCGCTGGAAACGGCGCTCGGCGAGCCGCTCGCGCTCAAGTTGCGCGCGACGGGCGCGCTCGAATTCGAGCCGGCGCCGCGCCGCGAAGCAGTCTGGTGGCAGGCCGCCGCCGACAACCTCGCGCGCGCCTTCATGACCCTCAAGGCCAACGCGACGCTTCAGTCAATCGGTCTGCGCCATGCGGCGCGCGTCGGCGTGGCGGTGACGGCGGGGTTCATCATCGTGCGGGCGCTGCATCTGCCGTTCGGCTATTGGGCGACCATGGCGATCCTGCTGATCCTGCAACCGTCGATCGCCGCCACCTGGCCGCGCAGCATCGAGCGGGCGGCGGGCAGCATCGCCGGTGGCCTGCTGGCGGCCGCGATTGGCTTCGCGATTCATTCGCCGATCGGCATTTCGCTGATCGTGTTCCCGCTGGTCTGCGCGACCATGGCGCTGCGGCCGGTGAGCTACAGCCTGTTCGTGCTGTTTCTGACGCCGACCTTCGTGCTGGTGGCGGACTTTGCCACGCCGGGCGCAAGCGAGCTGATCTATGCGCTGACCCGGCTGGGCAATAACGTGCTGGGCTGTTCGATTGCCTTGCTCGCCACCTTCGTGCTGTGGCCGAGCCGCGAGCCGATCGATTTTCGTACCCGGCTCGCCGATGCCGTAGCGGCCAACCTGAACTACCTGGTGGGCGCGCTCGAGCATGCCGGCGGCGAGGACATCGAAGTGGAACGGCTGCGCCGCGCCGCCGGCCTTGCGAGCAACAACGCGGAGGAGGCCTTCAACCGCCTGCGCCTCGAGCGGCTCGAGAGCTCGCTGGCCGATCGCGCCGCGATCACCGCGCTCGCACTGCTGCGCCGCGTGGCCGGGACGGCGACGCGCATGCGCTTCGCGACGAACCAGGCGCGAGCCGACGGCGCGCTGATCGACTGGATCGCCGCGGTGAACCGCGAGATCGACGCGCATCTGCGCGGCACGACGCTCGACGCGAACTACGCCGCGTTTGCGCGTGGACACCTGTCGCTGGCCGAAGCCGATGCCGTCAATCAGATCGCGCAGTTGCGCCGTCTGCTGGTGGAGGAGCCCGCCAACCTCAACGATCGCCGCTCTTGA
- a CDS encoding sugar dehydrogenase complex small subunit, with protein MNRDDSHDARAASEAPPMAPVVSPRRRQWLQGALALSVAGLAGSLTLRALADNGAAPPLDAFMTLSQALTARSGLDRDVGARLLAALEKSAPDLAPRLPQLAGALAAGSSSARDQALALRIMEGWYLGTVDNVVVTYEEALMYRVVSDTLIIRSYCPNKPGFWAAKPVEQQS; from the coding sequence TTGAACCGAGATGACTCGCACGACGCTCGTGCTGCGAGCGAAGCGCCGCCCATGGCGCCGGTGGTGTCCCCACGGCGCCGCCAATGGCTGCAGGGCGCGCTCGCACTGAGCGTGGCCGGCCTTGCCGGCTCGCTGACCTTGAGAGCGCTGGCCGACAACGGCGCGGCCCCGCCGCTCGATGCCTTCATGACGCTGTCGCAGGCGCTGACGGCCAGGTCCGGGCTCGACCGCGACGTCGGCGCACGGCTCCTCGCGGCGCTCGAAAAGTCCGCGCCCGATCTCGCACCGCGCCTGCCGCAACTGGCCGGGGCGCTGGCCGCCGGCTCGTCGAGCGCGCGCGACCAGGCGCTCGCGCTGCGCATCATGGAAGGCTGGTATCTGGGCACCGTCGATAACGTCGTGGTGACCTACGAAGAAGCGCTGATGTACCGCGTCGTCTCCGACACGCTGATCATCCGCTCGTACTGCCCCAACAAGCCCGGCTTCTGGGCCGCCAAACCTGTCGAACAACAATCCTGA
- a CDS encoding GMC family oxidoreductase, with product MADTQTQTGHADVVVVGSGVAGAIVAHQLALAGKSVILLEAGPRMPRWQIVERFRNQPDKSDNSAPYPSSAWAPHPEYGPPNNYLILKGEHKFNSQYIRAVGGTTWHWAASAWRFMPNDFKLQSVYGVGRDWPIQYDDLEHYYQRAEEELGVWGPSDEELGSPRSQPYPMQPLPLSYNEQTIKSALNGYDPKFHVVTEPVARNSRPYDGRPTCCGNNNCMPICPIGAMYNGIVHVEKAEQAGAKLIDNAVVYKLEVGPQKKITAALYKDPQGNEHRVEGKYFVLAANGIETPKIMLMSTSQDFPNGVGNSSDMVGRNLMDHPGTGVTFYANEKLWPGRGPQEMTSLIGFRDGAFRANEAAKKIHLSNLSRVDQETQKIFAEGKVLKPAELDARIRDQSARFVEFDCFHEILPAPENRIVPSKTETDAIGIPRPEITYRIDDYVKRGAAHTREVYATAAKVLGGTDVQFQDEFAPNNHITGATIMGSDPRNSVVDKDCRTFDHPNLFISSSATMPTVGTVNVTLTIAALALRMSDQLKKEV from the coding sequence ATGGCCGATACCCAAACTCAAACCGGGCACGCCGACGTCGTCGTCGTAGGCTCGGGCGTGGCCGGCGCGATCGTCGCGCATCAACTGGCCCTCGCCGGCAAATCCGTGATCCTGCTCGAAGCCGGTCCGCGCATGCCGCGCTGGCAGATCGTCGAGCGCTTTCGCAACCAGCCCGACAAGTCCGATAACTCGGCGCCCTACCCGTCGAGCGCCTGGGCGCCGCATCCCGAGTACGGTCCGCCCAACAACTATCTGATCCTGAAGGGCGAGCACAAATTCAACTCGCAATACATTCGCGCGGTGGGCGGCACGACGTGGCACTGGGCCGCGTCGGCGTGGCGCTTCATGCCGAACGACTTCAAGCTGCAAAGCGTCTATGGCGTGGGCCGCGACTGGCCGATCCAGTACGACGATCTTGAGCACTACTATCAACGCGCCGAGGAAGAACTGGGCGTGTGGGGCCCGTCCGATGAAGAGCTCGGCTCGCCGCGCAGCCAGCCTTATCCGATGCAGCCGCTGCCGCTCTCGTACAACGAGCAGACCATCAAGAGCGCGCTCAACGGCTACGATCCGAAGTTCCATGTGGTGACCGAGCCGGTGGCGCGCAACAGCCGCCCTTACGACGGCCGTCCCACCTGTTGCGGCAACAACAACTGCATGCCGATCTGCCCGATCGGCGCCATGTACAACGGCATTGTGCACGTCGAGAAGGCGGAACAGGCCGGCGCGAAGCTGATCGACAACGCAGTGGTCTACAAGCTGGAAGTGGGCCCGCAGAAGAAGATCACGGCGGCCTTGTACAAGGATCCGCAAGGCAACGAGCATCGTGTCGAAGGCAAGTACTTCGTGCTCGCGGCGAACGGCATCGAAACGCCGAAGATCATGCTGATGTCGACCAGCCAAGACTTCCCGAACGGCGTGGGCAACAGCTCGGACATGGTCGGGCGCAACCTGATGGATCACCCCGGCACCGGCGTCACGTTCTACGCGAACGAGAAGCTCTGGCCGGGCCGCGGCCCGCAGGAAATGACCTCGCTGATCGGCTTTCGCGACGGTGCGTTCCGCGCCAATGAAGCGGCCAAGAAGATCCACCTGTCGAACCTGTCGCGCGTCGATCAGGAAACGCAGAAGATTTTCGCGGAAGGCAAAGTGTTGAAGCCCGCTGAGCTCGATGCGCGGATTCGCGACCAGTCGGCGCGCTTTGTCGAGTTCGACTGCTTCCACGAAATCCTGCCGGCGCCGGAAAACCGCATCGTGCCGAGCAAGACCGAGACCGACGCGATCGGCATTCCGCGCCCCGAGATCACCTACCGGATCGACGACTACGTGAAGCGCGGCGCCGCGCACACGCGCGAGGTCTATGCGACGGCGGCGAAGGTGCTGGGCGGCACGGACGTGCAGTTCCAGGACGAGTTCGCGCCGAACAATCACATCACCGGTGCGACCATCATGGGCAGCGACCCGCGCAACTCGGTGGTCGATAAGGACTGCCGGACATTCGACCATCCGAACCTGTTCATCTCCAGCAGCGCGACCATGCCGACCGTCGGCACGGTCAACGTGACGCTGACCATCGCGGCGCTCGCGCTGCGCATGTCCGATCAGTTGAAGAAGGAAGTCTGA
- a CDS encoding cytochrome c: MLKKTFFTLLAAALALPALARADATDAANQAALIKQGEYLAVAGDCMACHSTVKGKPFAGGLPLKVPMLGTIYSSNITPDAQTGIGTWTLADFDRAVRKGVAKDGHNLYPAMPYVSYAKIDDDDVKALYAYFRYGVAPVNQAQRPSDIPWPLNMRWPLTVWNWVFLKSGPYQNKSGQSVAWNRGAYLVQGLAHCSTCHTPRGFGMQEKALDETGSGFLGGSVLAGWDGYNITSDPNSGIGSWTQAQLVQYLQTGSVPGLAQAAGPMGEAVQHSFSHMTDADIAAIATYIRTVPAVNDGASHSRASWGTPATDVTRLRGMALSEELDPARLYLGNCATCHQAHGQGTPDGYYPPLFHNSTVGASNPGNLVQVILHGVHRKAGDNDVGMPAFATELSDAQIAALTNYVTKQFGNPAATVNASDVAKLR, encoded by the coding sequence GTGCTGAAAAAAACCTTTTTCACTTTGCTCGCCGCCGCGCTGGCCTTGCCCGCGCTCGCCCGTGCCGATGCAACCGACGCAGCCAACCAGGCCGCCCTGATCAAGCAAGGCGAGTACCTCGCTGTAGCCGGCGACTGCATGGCCTGTCACAGCACCGTCAAGGGCAAGCCGTTTGCGGGCGGCCTGCCGCTGAAGGTGCCGATGCTCGGGACGATCTATTCGAGCAACATCACGCCGGATGCGCAAACGGGCATCGGCACGTGGACCCTCGCCGATTTCGACCGGGCGGTGCGCAAGGGCGTGGCGAAGGACGGCCACAACCTGTATCCCGCGATGCCGTATGTGTCGTACGCGAAGATCGACGATGACGACGTGAAGGCGCTCTACGCGTACTTCAGGTACGGCGTGGCGCCCGTCAATCAGGCGCAGCGTCCCAGCGACATTCCGTGGCCGCTCAACATGCGCTGGCCGCTCACGGTGTGGAACTGGGTGTTCCTGAAGTCGGGCCCATACCAGAACAAGTCTGGTCAGAGCGTCGCGTGGAATCGCGGCGCGTACCTGGTGCAAGGGCTCGCGCACTGCAGCACCTGTCATACGCCGCGTGGTTTCGGCATGCAGGAGAAGGCGCTCGATGAAACCGGCAGCGGTTTCCTCGGCGGCTCGGTGCTGGCCGGCTGGGATGGCTACAACATCACGTCGGATCCGAACAGCGGCATCGGCTCGTGGACTCAGGCGCAACTGGTGCAGTATCTGCAGACCGGCAGCGTGCCCGGCCTCGCGCAAGCCGCCGGTCCGATGGGCGAAGCCGTGCAGCACAGCTTCTCGCATATGACCGACGCGGACATTGCCGCGATTGCGACGTATATCCGCACCGTGCCTGCGGTCAACGACGGCGCCTCGCACTCGCGCGCCTCATGGGGCACGCCCGCAACGGATGTGACACGGCTGCGTGGCATGGCGCTCAGCGAAGAACTGGATCCGGCGCGACTGTATCTGGGCAATTGCGCGACCTGTCACCAGGCGCACGGCCAGGGCACGCCGGATGGCTACTATCCGCCGCTGTTCCATAACTCGACGGTCGGCGCGTCCAACCCCGGCAATCTCGTGCAGGTGATTCTGCACGGCGTGCATCGCAAGGCGGGGGATAACGATGTCGGCATGCCGGCGTTCGCCACGGAGTTGTCGGATGCGCAGATCGCCGCTTTGACGAACTATGTAACGAAGCAGTTCGGCAATCCTGCGGCGACCGTCAACGCGAGCGACGTGGCGAAATTGCGCTAG
- a CDS encoding HAD family hydrolase — translation MPATTPATKPSLPFDAVIFDCDGVLVDSELITNRVLSQMLGELGWAISVEETMRVFIGKAVRDEAARIEANTGVAITDEWLTQFRERRNAALERELVGIDGALAAVRALYEALDGRIAVASGADRHKVEMQLKKTGLLEYFEGRIFSGHEMPRSKPHPDVYLAAAEALGVDPTRCAVVEDTVTGATAGVAAGATVFGYAPASLSHSTPDGLREVGAARVFEDMAQLPALLAQWRRA, via the coding sequence ATGCCTGCTACAACGCCCGCCACAAAACCTTCCTTACCCTTCGACGCCGTCATTTTCGATTGCGACGGCGTGCTCGTCGACTCCGAACTCATCACCAACCGCGTGCTCTCCCAGATGCTGGGCGAACTGGGCTGGGCGATTAGCGTGGAAGAAACGATGCGGGTGTTTATCGGCAAGGCGGTGCGGGACGAGGCGGCACGTATCGAGGCAAACACGGGTGTGGCCATCACGGACGAATGGCTGACGCAGTTCAGGGAGCGCCGCAACGCAGCGCTGGAGCGCGAGCTCGTCGGGATCGACGGCGCGCTCGCCGCCGTGCGCGCACTCTACGAAGCGCTGGATGGCCGCATTGCCGTCGCGTCGGGTGCGGATCGGCACAAGGTCGAGATGCAGTTGAAGAAGACCGGCCTGCTCGAGTACTTCGAAGGCCGTATCTTTAGCGGACATGAAATGCCGCGCAGCAAGCCGCATCCCGATGTGTACCTGGCGGCAGCAGAGGCCTTGGGCGTGGATCCGACGCGTTGCGCGGTCGTGGAAGATACGGTCACCGGGGCGACCGCCGGCGTGGCGGCGGGGGCGACGGTGTTCGGCTACGCACCCGCCAGCCTGAGCCACAGCACCCCGGATGGCTTGCGCGAAGTCGGCGCCGCGCGGGTGTTCGAGGACATGGCGCAGTTGCCGGCCTTGCTCGCGCAATGGCGCCGCGCATAG
- a CDS encoding ABC transporter substrate-binding protein → MRLIDQFHKIHALLEKQTTQPGLPALAEALNCSERNARLLLRKMEEKGWLRWEATRGRGHFSRLTLLATPQQVALDRLSGLLAEGELEQAFASLDGDQRKLLAARLPDFVQVPQADGSRDRLRIPLRRAVTELDPQEILFGLEAHLINQIFSRLVEFDQTTRQLVPALAHYWESEDNGKVWHFWLRPGLTFHDGSELETADVQHTLLRLRDTPGCYQYLYAHLDAVEIGGCRRVTCRLKTTDYLWPRYLAAVEASIIPRKRNSDFALMPIGSGPFKLTRRSEYRLTLSAFEDYYRERALLDEIDLWVIAAAEETSEFDLHFGYCCDLSATQSSIAQTLPGCTHLICNPNRPFFANTSQRLALADWLAPSGLIGKRDASRRPASGLLPTWDHRVAAPRVRRPSVPRQKELKMVTILSPECTSIAHLIKHRLEAAQIEVTLEVMPYEEYRRFEWLDSADLVLTAGFMDPDEDLGCYEFFAGDSPVRRWLPEARLLPIDKKLRAIRATADGETRMNAYAEIGKKFVQEGWLIPISHEIRHVRVEAHVGGVKDLSFGLVPFADLWLR, encoded by the coding sequence ATGCGCCTCATCGACCAGTTCCACAAGATTCATGCTTTGCTGGAAAAGCAGACGACACAGCCCGGCTTGCCGGCGCTGGCGGAGGCGCTGAATTGCAGCGAGCGTAACGCGCGGCTCCTGCTGCGCAAGATGGAGGAAAAAGGCTGGCTGCGCTGGGAGGCGACGCGCGGCCGCGGTCACTTCTCCCGCTTGACCCTGCTGGCTACGCCGCAGCAAGTGGCTCTGGATCGTCTCTCGGGCCTGCTTGCCGAGGGCGAACTGGAACAGGCGTTTGCCAGCCTTGACGGCGACCAGCGCAAGCTGCTCGCGGCCCGGCTGCCGGACTTCGTACAGGTGCCGCAGGCGGACGGTTCGCGCGACCGGCTCCGCATCCCGTTACGGCGCGCGGTAACGGAGCTTGATCCGCAAGAGATTCTGTTTGGTCTGGAAGCGCATCTGATCAACCAGATCTTCTCGCGGCTAGTCGAGTTCGATCAGACCACCCGGCAGTTGGTCCCGGCATTGGCCCATTATTGGGAATCCGAGGACAACGGCAAAGTCTGGCATTTCTGGCTCAGACCCGGCCTCACTTTCCACGATGGAAGCGAACTGGAAACGGCAGACGTGCAGCACACCTTGCTGCGGTTGCGCGATACGCCGGGTTGCTACCAATACCTGTATGCGCATCTGGACGCGGTGGAAATTGGCGGTTGCCGCAGAGTGACGTGCCGTCTGAAGACCACGGACTATCTGTGGCCGCGCTACCTCGCCGCGGTCGAAGCGTCGATCATCCCGAGAAAGCGCAACAGCGATTTTGCGCTCATGCCGATCGGCAGCGGCCCGTTCAAACTGACGCGCCGTAGCGAGTACCGTCTGACCTTGTCGGCGTTCGAGGATTACTACCGGGAACGCGCGCTGCTCGACGAAATCGACCTGTGGGTCATCGCCGCAGCCGAGGAAACCTCGGAATTCGACCTGCATTTCGGCTACTGCTGCGACCTCTCCGCCACACAGAGCAGCATTGCGCAGACGCTGCCGGGGTGCACGCATCTTATCTGCAATCCTAACCGGCCTTTCTTCGCCAATACGTCTCAACGCCTGGCGTTGGCCGACTGGCTCGCGCCAAGCGGCTTGATCGGCAAGCGGGATGCGTCGCGCCGGCCCGCTTCCGGCCTATTGCCGACATGGGACCATCGTGTCGCCGCGCCCCGTGTGCGCCGGCCGTCCGTCCCCAGGCAGAAGGAATTGAAGATGGTGACGATACTGAGCCCGGAATGCACATCGATCGCCCATTTGATCAAGCACAGGCTCGAAGCAGCGCAGATTGAGGTCACCCTTGAGGTGATGCCATACGAAGAATATCGTCGCTTCGAATGGCTGGACTCTGCCGATCTCGTGCTGACCGCCGGCTTCATGGACCCGGACGAAGACCTGGGCTGCTATGAATTTTTTGCAGGGGATAGCCCGGTGCGCCGCTGGCTGCCGGAAGCCCGTCTCTTACCCATCGACAAGAAACTGCGGGCCATCCGCGCGACGGCCGACGGCGAGACGCGCATGAACGCCTATGCGGAGATCGGCAAGAAGTTTGTCCAGGAAGGCTGGCTGATCCCGATCTCGCATGAGATCCGCCATGTCCGCGTCGAAGCGCACGTGGGCGGAGTCAAAGACCTCTCGTTCGGGCTCGTGCCGTTTGCCGATCTCTGGCTGCGTTAG